The Panthera leo isolate Ple1 chromosome D1, P.leo_Ple1_pat1.1, whole genome shotgun sequence region ATTACAGTTCACATACCTGGAGAGATTATAGAGATTGTTTTGGTGTTCTAGCTATTCCTGTTCTTTTCAGAACCTGTGACACTGTACTGAGTCTGGCAAGGTTTTCGAGCCCCACAAAGCTCTTAGAACTATGTCAAAAACCTCTGAATAAGAACACAGAGCCTTTCTGTGGGCAGGGTCTATAACCGTGCACATCGTGCAGAGCCCGTGTGTAATTGTCTACAGAGAATATGCCTGTGCCCACCCCATAGTGGTTGTAGGACCTGTGTGTACAGACCTTGTGGTTGTTTGCAAGAGTTTGCAACTGTTCACTCTGCTAGTGTGTACAAAGTCTGAAGTTATGTTTCCCCTCTGGCACAGGCGAGGGCTCTGAAGAAAATCATGGCCCTTTCATCTGCCAGGAGCACGGCTGCCGTGAACGACTCTGACACTCGCACGACAGGCTGCCTCCTCACTGGCATCCCTGGGCTGGAGCACCTGCACATCTGGCTCTCCATCCCCTTCTGCGCCATGTATGTAGCCGCCCTGGCAGGGAACGGCATTTTAATTGGTATCGTCCTCTCGCAGCCAAGCCTGCGCGAGCCCATGTACATATTCCTGTCCATGCTGGCCAGTGCAGATATCTTGCTCTCCACTTCCACGATGCCCAAAACACTGGCCAACTTCTGGCTAGGTTCCAGCCACATTTCCTTTGATGGCTGCCTCACCCAAATGTTCTTCATCCACTTCCTCTTTGTGGCCGACTCTGCAGTCCTGCTGGCCATGGCCTTTGACCGCTTTGTGGCCATCTGCTCCCCTCTGCGATATACCACAGTCCTCACGAGCACCGTCATTGGGAAGATCGTCGCTGCCACCCTGACCCGCAGCCTCATCATCATGTTTCCATCCATCTTTCTTCTCAAGCGCCTGCGCTATTGCCGGATCAACATCATTGCACACACTTTTTGTGAGCACATGGGCATCGCCCGTCTCTCTTGTTCTGATATCTCCATCAATGTCTGGTACGGGTTGGCAGCTGCCCTACTCTCCACAGGCCTGGACATCATCCTTATCGCTGTTTCCTACATTCACATCCTCCGAGCTGTCTTCCGCCTCCCTTCTCGAAATGCCCGGTCCAAGGCCCTGAGCACATGTGGCTCCCACGTCTGTGTCATCTTACTCTTCTACATCCCTgaccttttctctgtctttgcctACAGGTTCGGTGGGAGACGCATCCCACGCTATGTCCATATCCTCCTGGCCAACCTCTATGTGGTCATCCCGCCTATGCTCAATCCTATTATTTATGGAGCAAGGACCAAGCAGATTTGGGAAGGGGCTAAACAAATGTTTTCACATCTTGCCAAGGAATCTAAATAAGTGTTCTCAACTTGACCTTAACTTAATCCCTTTCTGTATCTATTAATTGATCCTATGTTCACCCTAACCTCGTCTCTACGTCTTCCAGTTATCGCTATGCTATTATCATCTATGTCCCAATTAATTCACATACATGCTCTACTCAAACCcacctttgatttcttttcttagaaatctACAGTAACAGCCACCCCACCTTCTTCTACCTATTATTCAATATCTTCTGGTCCTCCACCGTCTCAGGAGAAATTGGTTAGGGTAAGGGTGATAAGTTATTTGGAGTTTCCCATCCAAACAGGACTTTTCTCAGTATCCACTTGCATTTTCTCCTTAATGTGTGTATGAgagatatgtattatatattctataatatatattttataatacatacaatatgtataaatatatattatgtatatatatagtataaaagtGCTTGGTATATAATAAATGCTTGACAAATGATAGCTTTATTTGTATTCttgctttaattattattaattaatagcTCATTCAACTCAATTAATAGCTCATTATCTCATAATTAATAAAAAGTTGTCCCGAGACCCAAGCAGATTGCATAATCatacatgaattttatttctacatagaggaataggaaagggaaaacaagatttaaaaaaaatctaatttttataataactgaATTCAACCaaatataatgtttaaatatcaaaattaaatgcCTTTAGAAATTGTTGTAGATGTTGCTTTAATTACAtctgctccaggggcacctgggtggctcagtcagttaaacacacaactcttgattttggctcaggtcatgatctcaggattgtgggattgagtcctgcacaAGGCTccacatggagactgcttgaattctctctccacccatcctctcccccacttgtgtgcatgctcccacgctctctctctctctctctaaaataaaaacaaaaataaacaagtacacCTACTACAAAACACATATACTTAATCACTGTTTTGCAGATACACTAAATTCATCTCCTCCTCAAATCCCTGGTACCTGTTAATTGGTTGCCTGAAACATCCTCTTcctatatcttttttattttttgaaagagagagagagacagagagacagagagacagagacagagagagagagagagcacctgtgcatgcacaagtaggggaagggcatagggagagggagggagagaatctttagcaggctccatgctcatgaCCTAaggccaaaatcaggagtcaaaggcttaaccaactgagcactcTGATGATCCACTCTCTTCTTAATCTTTACATTACTCTCCTTTCCTTCAGTTTTCTGTTTATATGTCTCTTCCACAGAGACATCACTATGATCTTCCAATAAAAAATgccttcccccctttttttttcatggcaaaaaaaaaaccaaaaccaaaaaaatcaccATAAGGAAAGTCAAAAGCCAATGTCAAACTGGGAAgaagtattttcaaattatattacagaTGAATGGTTAATTTTTCCTAATACACAAGGAGCCCATAAAGcgtagggggaaaaaatgatcaaGAGTCTGACGAAAGATGACAAAGTCAGTTGGAATATGCTTAACTATtaataagtgaaatgaaattaaGGCTATAGCCTAGTTACCATTCCtcacctatcagattggcaaTAATGAAAAGGATCAACATCATGTTGGcaaacaattaagaaaacaagCTCTTTCATACATTActcatgaatataaaatacaacagaatTTTTGTGGAATTTGGAAATACCTCAACCTAATTCTCATGCATTTCTCCTTTGATCCAGCAACCACAAAGGAAATTGCTTTCCAGACTTACCTTCACAGATACAAAACAACATGTGCACAAGTTTAGTAATTATGGCAAGTACAATTGCCA contains the following coding sequences:
- the LOC122200065 gene encoding olfactory receptor 52B6, with amino-acid sequence MALSSARSTAAVNDSDTRTTGCLLTGIPGLEHLHIWLSIPFCAMYVAALAGNGILIGIVLSQPSLREPMYIFLSMLASADILLSTSTMPKTLANFWLGSSHISFDGCLTQMFFIHFLFVADSAVLLAMAFDRFVAICSPLRYTTVLTSTVIGKIVAATLTRSLIIMFPSIFLLKRLRYCRINIIAHTFCEHMGIARLSCSDISINVWYGLAAALLSTGLDIILIAVSYIHILRAVFRLPSRNARSKALSTCGSHVCVILLFYIPDLFSVFAYRFGGRRIPRYVHILLANLYVVIPPMLNPIIYGARTKQIWEGAKQMFSHLAKESK